Part of the Salmo salar unplaced genomic scaffold, Ssal_v3.1, whole genome shotgun sequence genome, AGATTGTTGATATTACCAGCTTATTCTTTTTGAGAAACCGAACAGTGGTCAAAATAAACCCCACAGTGGTCAATATACACCCCCCAGTGGTCAATATAAACCCCCAGTGGTCAATATAAACCCCCAGTGGTCAATATAAACCCCCAGTGGTCAATATAAACCCCACAGTGGTCAATATAAACCCCCAGTGGTCAATATAAACCCCCCAGTGGTCAATATAAACCCCACAGTGGTCAATATAAACCCCACAGTGGTCAATATAAACCCCACAGTGGTCAATATAAACCCCCCAGTGGTCAATATAAACCCCCAGTGGTCAATATAAACCCCCAGTGGTCAATATAAACCCCACAGTGGTCAATATAAACCACACAGTGGTCATGATAAACCCCACAGTGGTCAATATAAACCCCACAGTGGTCAATATAAACCCCCCAGTGGTCAATATAAACCCCCAGTGGTCAATATAAACCCCACAGTGGTCAATATAAACCCCACAGTGGTCATGATAAACCCCACAGTGGTCAATATAAACCCCCCAGTGGTCAATATAAACCCCACAGTGGTCAATATAAACCCCACAGTGGTCAATATAAACCCCACAGTGGTCAATATAAACCCCCCAGTGGTCAATATAAACCCCCAGTGGTCAATATAAACCCCCCAGTGGTCAATATAAACCCCACAGTGGTCAATATAAACCCCACAGTGGTCATGATAAACCCCACAGTGGTCAATATAAACCCCCCAGTGGTCAATATAAACCCCCAGTGGTCAATATAAACCCCCCAGTGGTCAATATAAACCCCACAGTGGTCAATATAAACCCCACAGTGGTCAATATAAACCCCCCAGTGGTCAATATAAACCCCACAGTGGTCAATATAAACCCCCCAGTGGTCAATATAAACCCCACAGTGGTCAATATAAACCCCACAGTGGTCAATATAAACCCCACAGTGGTCAATATAAACCCCACAGTGGTCAATATAAACCCCCCAGTGGTCAATATAAACCCCACAGTGGTCAATATAAACCCCACAGTGGTCAATATAAACCCCACAGTGGTCAATGATAAACCCCCAGTGGTCAATATAAACCCCACAGTGGTCATGATAAACCCCCCAGTGGTCAATATAAACCCCACAGTGGTCAATATAAACCCCACAGTGGTCAATATAAACCCCCCAGTGGTCATGATAAACCCCACAGTGGTCAATATAAACCCCACAGTGGTCAATATAAACCCCCCAGTGGTCAATATAAACCCCCCAGTGGTCAATATAAACCCCCCAGTGGTCAATATAAACCCCACAGTGGTCATGATAAACCCCCCAGTGGTCAATATAAACCCCACAGTGGTCAATATAAACCCCACAGTGGTCAATATAAACCCCACAGTGGTCAATATAAACCCCACAGTGGTCAATATAAACCCCCCAGTGGTCAATATAAACCCCACAGTGGTCAATATAAACCACACAGTGGTCAATGTTAAACCCCACAGTGGTCAATATAAACCCCACAGTGGTCAATATAAACCCCCAGTGGTCAATATAAACCCCCAGTGGTCAATATAAACCCCACAGTGGTCAATATAAACCCCCCAGTGGTCAATATAAACCCCCCAGTGGTCAATATAAACCCCACAGTGGTCAATATAAACCCCCAGTGGTCAATATAAACCCCACAGTGGTCAATATAAACCCCACAGTGGTCAATATAAACCCCACAGTGGTCAATATAAACCACACAGTggtcagagggaaagagagacacatTGATAAGAACACCAGACCCAGTGGTCATGAGAATTTTCATGTTGCCATGTCACTTCTGGGTCTGGTGTTCTTATCAatgtgtctctctttccctcttctctctttctctcggtcgGCCTCTGGTAAACTGGCTCATCTTGGTGGTCAATCCTGTCTGaacttgtctccctccctccatctttctttagttctctctttccatctttctttatctctctctctctctctttctctctccatccactcttTGCCCTCCACACTTCACTGTTCTAGGAAGATGAAATTGAGGAGTTCAAGGTAAGTTGATGAGGTACGATCTTTCCATGCTTTTTTCTTCTGTCTGATTTGTTCTCATGCTTGTGGTCGTGTAGTGTATTATACTATATTGAAATGGAAAAGGTTGAAATGTTGTatcttatataaataaggtaactctctcctcacctgtcacagtcatcctgctgtctggtgattCTCCTTCAGAGTTGGTACACTTGTAGAGTCCTTCATCTGACTTGGATACTGCAGGGATGGTCATCTCTCCTGTAGTCTCAGTCCTGATGAGGGATCCatctttgtagaaaacagctgtgAGGTCAGAGGGAGTTCCCTGATATCTGCAGCGCAGAGTCACAGAATCTCCCTCAGTCACAGGAAGggcaggtctctccaggatcacagctccagctgtatataatatataaacatcatatataaaacaggtctctccaggatcacagctccagctgtatataatatataaacatcatatataaaacagggctctccaggatcacagctccagctgtatataatatataaacatcatatataaacaggtctctccaggatcacagctccagctgtatataatatataaacatcatatttaaacaggtctctccaggatcacagctccagctgtatataatatataaacatcatatataaacagggctctccaggatcacagctccagctgtatataatatataaacatcatatataaacaggtctctccaggatcacagcaccagctgtatataatatataaacatcatatataaacagggctctccaggatcacagctccagctgtatataatatataaacatcatatataaacagggctctccaggatcacagctccagctgtatataatatataaacatcatatataaacataacatcagctatctgaaaccAGATGAACCACTAAACACTATAATGTTAGTAGATGGTGTTTGTGGACATACCATGTACTGTGATGTTGACAGCATTGCTGTGTTCTCCAGACCCAGACTCACACCAGTACACTCCACTGTCTGATGGTATTAGTGACACGATGCATGAAGACCCTTGTTGTTTTCCCCAGTCAGTATGACACTCTGAAAGGATTCCTCTCGATGTGTTCCTCACCACTCTCCATCCAGCAGAGTTCCCCTGAAcctcacagctcagagagacagactcataTTTAAAGAACTGAGATCTGTCAGGACTGACACTC contains:
- the LOC123724039 gene encoding low affinity immunoglobulin gamma Fc region receptor II-b, which produces MRELTPLCWQLLLLSTLVYCSLGQGGDLSLPASLSVSPDRSQFFKYESVSLSCEVQGNSAGWRVVRNTSRGILSECHTDWGKQQGSSCIVSLIPSDSGVYWCESGSGEHSNAVNITVHAGAVILERPALPVTEGDSVTLRCRYQGTPSDLTAVFYKDGSLIRTETTGEMTIPAVSKSDEGLYKCTNSEGESPDSRMTVTVPTPIPSPAVPVLSMSLPRLLCSLLVGSPYLLVTIILLVKGCRSRTQGETRVPRKTHQDQLGDHVEEE